Within Luteibaculum oceani, the genomic segment ATTGTCTTGTCCTGAAATAGGTTGACACAAAATCAACCAAAATGAGACAATTAACGCGTTACTCAGAAGCCTTCAAAAGGCAAGTCATCAAGGAGTACTTAACCACAGATCTTACTACGGAAGAAATTTGTAAGAAGTACCACATCGGATATTTAAATAATATCTACCGGTGGCGTAAAAAGTACGAAAGTGAATTTGATGTTTGGGATATGGATTACAAGGCTAAATTTACTGACATGGGTAAAGAGCAAAAGAAATCCGCCAAAGAACTCCAGCAGGAAAACGAACTTCTCAAAAAGGCCTTAAAAGACGCTGAATTGAAGAATTACGGCTTTAAACGACTTATAGAGAACTGGGAAAAAGAACTCGGGAGGAAATTGCCAAAAAAGTAGTGTACCAAACAATAAATGAATTAGTAAGCGAGTCCTCATTAGGACTTAGCGCATGGTGTACTTTGTTTGGTAAAACGCGACAAGCGTATTACAAACACCAAAAGCGTCGAGAGGCGCAACAGATGTCTAATCTAGCCTTGCTAGCAGATGTTTTACTCATTAGGCGAGATCATAAGCTCATGGGAACCAATAAAATACGTGTCATCCTAAAAGATCATCCAGGGATGATGGGAAGAGATCGTTTTTTTGATTTAATGGCAACCCACGGATTACTTGTTCGTAAAAGGAAAAGTAGAGTTTACACAACAAACTCCAACCATAGGTTTAGAAAGTATGGTAACCTAATAAAGGAATTAGAAATTGATCGTAAAAACCAAGTATGGGTATCTGATATAACGTACGTAAAGGTCGGGGAAACTCCATATTACCTAAGCTTGATTACCGATGCTTATTCTAATAAAATAGTAGGCCATTGTATTGCAAAATCACTGGAAGCAAAACATAGCCTATCAGCCTTGAAATATGCTTTAAAAGTAGAAGGGAACCCAGAGATCCATCACTCTGACCGCGGCATCCAGTATTGCTGCGATGAATATACTTCCGCGTTAAAACAAGAAAACCGAGCCATACAAATAAGCATGAGTAAAAAGGGAGACCCTCTAGAAAACCCAATTGCAGAAAGGGTTAACGGGATAATTAAGAACGAATATCTGTGCAATTATAATTTGGATAAAAACAACTACAAAGAACAGGTTGCTACAGCGATAAGATTGTATAATCTAGAACGTCCTCACTATAGCCAAAACA encodes:
- a CDS encoding IS3 family transposase codes for the protein MYQTINELVSESSLGLSAWCTLFGKTRQAYYKHQKRREAQQMSNLALLADVLLIRRDHKLMGTNKIRVILKDHPGMMGRDRFFDLMATHGLLVRKRKSRVYTTNSNHRFRKYGNLIKELEIDRKNQVWVSDITYVKVGETPYYLSLITDAYSNKIVGHCIAKSLEAKHSLSALKYALKVEGNPEIHHSDRGIQYCCDEYTSALKQENRAIQISMSKKGDPLENPIAERVNGIIKNEYLCNYNLDKNNYKEQVATAIRLYNLERPHYSQNMKTPSEIHDGIINPLTTFFRNKNQSLTLTRN
- a CDS encoding transposase, whose amino-acid sequence is MRQLTRYSEAFKRQVIKEYLTTDLTTEEICKKYHIGYLNNIYRWRKKYESEFDVWDMDYKAKFTDMGKEQKKSAKELQQENELLKKALKDAELKNYGFKRLIENWEKELGRKLPKK